A genomic region of Rickettsiales bacterium contains the following coding sequences:
- a CDS encoding class I adenylate-forming enzyme family protein — MNGQPGPQTQLNPELQAGGLDNMGNILSAITAHDNPSPALMRADQQTGMNNRQLGAFVSDMTVQLQQLGLRRHHKVALALSEGEPSTVTALLATINTSIAAPMRRFENDEMTDISLDTIAPDVLVLDETVPNYSDIALLASAKNIPVITLHPENDKNGKFTLRHNTDLSNLSKGEIAEPTEDDIAVLFQTSGTTGTPKLVAHTHGHFLHNARIHTNTVGIHKNELRCLNVLSQRAQWGVTTALTTLLSGGTLMVYPHTNLNYASTGETKLAHLIETTQSNWVPLTPSNLVDLAGLMHKRPGIGQKLRDSALQVLETSSSSAHPMLLEQVQNELPLISLLQTYGSTETGPISANTSRNNKTGTVGCAVDGVEIKIVNGAGKQVADGEMGELWVRSPSVARYYQNDEANRKSYTEDGFYKTGDIVALDADGHITIVGRKSEIFVVNDREVIPAALDKVAQTIPAVKEAATFPVTNEGQTTVGMILAIGEGTNPADAAESLRQTLGDIPVHIFFASKIPQQYLTSKGSLRRGVMTQELSGRAGNAPEIHFLELDAGRPASVGGPGR; from the coding sequence GTGAATGGACAGCCAGGGCCGCAAACACAGCTGAATCCGGAATTGCAGGCCGGAGGGCTGGATAACATGGGCAATATCCTATCCGCCATTACGGCCCATGATAATCCTTCTCCCGCCCTGATGAGAGCGGATCAACAGACCGGAATGAACAACAGGCAGCTTGGCGCGTTTGTAAGTGATATGACCGTACAGTTACAGCAACTCGGCCTCAGGCGGCATCACAAAGTCGCTCTTGCCTTGTCGGAAGGCGAACCCAGTACCGTGACAGCGCTGCTTGCCACTATAAATACGTCGATCGCAGCCCCAATGCGAAGGTTCGAGAACGACGAAATGACAGATATATCATTGGATACCATCGCACCGGACGTATTAGTGCTTGATGAAACCGTGCCTAACTATAGTGATATTGCTCTTCTGGCCTCCGCGAAAAATATCCCTGTTATTACACTGCATCCGGAGAATGATAAGAACGGTAAATTCACCCTACGCCACAATACGGATCTGAGCAATCTCAGTAAGGGGGAGATCGCCGAACCTACAGAAGACGATATTGCCGTTCTGTTCCAAACCTCTGGAACGACAGGGACTCCGAAACTGGTTGCTCATACGCACGGACATTTCCTGCACAACGCCCGGATACATACCAATACAGTCGGTATTCATAAGAATGAACTGCGCTGTCTGAATGTTTTATCCCAGCGCGCTCAGTGGGGTGTCACCACTGCCTTGACCACATTATTATCGGGCGGAACACTAATGGTATATCCACACACGAACCTCAACTATGCCAGCACAGGAGAGACCAAACTTGCACACCTTATTGAAACCACCCAATCCAACTGGGTGCCGCTGACGCCTTCCAATCTTGTGGATTTAGCTGGTCTCATGCATAAGAGGCCGGGAATCGGCCAGAAACTGCGGGATAGTGCATTACAGGTGCTGGAAACCTCCTCTTCGTCAGCGCATCCCATGCTGTTGGAACAAGTACAGAATGAGCTGCCGCTTATCAGCCTTCTTCAGACATACGGATCGACGGAGACCGGCCCTATTTCCGCCAATACATCGCGGAATAACAAAACGGGAACGGTAGGCTGTGCTGTAGACGGTGTTGAAATAAAGATTGTAAACGGCGCCGGAAAACAGGTAGCGGACGGCGAGATGGGAGAGCTATGGGTGCGCAGTCCTTCCGTAGCGCGCTATTACCAGAATGATGAAGCCAATCGGAAAAGCTACACAGAAGATGGATTCTACAAAACGGGAGATATTGTTGCACTGGATGCCGATGGACATATTACGATCGTGGGACGAAAGAGCGAGATATTTGTCGTAAATGACAGGGAAGTCATTCCCGCCGCCCTGGACAAAGTAGCCCAGACCATTCCGGCAGTAAAGGAAGCGGCGACCTTCCCCGTAACCAATGAAGGTCAAACCACAGTAGGTATGATTCTGGCTATTGGGGAAGGCACCAACCCTGCTGATGCGGCCGAAAGCCTCAGGCAAACCCTTGGCGATATCCCGGTACACATCTTTTTTGCCTCCAAAATACCCCAACAATATCTGACCTCCAAGGGATCATTGAGGCGCGGCGTTATGACGCAGGAACTAAGCGGCAGAGCAGGCAATGCGCCAGAAATCCATTTTCTGGAGTTGGATGCCGGACGTCCGGCAAGCGTGGGAGGACCAGGAAGGTAA
- a CDS encoding phosphoribosyltransferase, with translation MTRYAPLSRKPSLREVFKEDIAAHTWSGEEGQPDPLSRSGEDAFTQSPLRKFAKNGDWLSAVRIVAGDEEFTHILKNVDNITWPAGIIITEESKQFHQKLLQGEEIGIEGISQVFPKRGAAAKVLDGKESIFCPYDESARPPLVNADICGSLQEKYGHLEPSPVIVPIRSTPRADGSMNYMAEAFAWAVSQKSGIRVAPRGIGVVAKSVSRTDCDDADRLRQEDARIDVPRGLKNVILLDDTVYTGRSMIRVAEEILAKGGSLLGAPQCLRGYYEDTTLFPSEKKLELLEQKIGAEYNNHNEFWNEFTQHTSLTQDRITDTEVDILLQQSSLKAFVGALEQSLSRAASTRYM, from the coding sequence ATGACCCGATATGCCCCTCTCTCCAGAAAACCGTCGTTACGCGAAGTATTCAAAGAGGATATCGCCGCACATACATGGAGCGGTGAAGAAGGCCAGCCCGATCCGCTGTCACGAAGCGGCGAAGACGCATTCACTCAATCCCCTTTAAGGAAATTTGCCAAGAACGGAGACTGGCTGTCGGCCGTCAGGATTGTCGCAGGCGATGAAGAATTCACTCATATCTTAAAAAACGTCGACAACATTACCTGGCCGGCCGGTATCATTATCACCGAGGAAAGCAAACAATTCCATCAGAAGCTTCTGCAGGGGGAAGAGATTGGAATAGAGGGTATCTCGCAGGTATTTCCCAAAAGAGGTGCCGCTGCGAAAGTGCTGGACGGTAAAGAAAGTATTTTCTGCCCTTATGATGAAAGCGCAAGGCCACCCCTTGTCAATGCAGACATATGCGGCAGCCTTCAGGAAAAATACGGGCATCTGGAACCTTCTCCCGTAATCGTACCGATCAGGTCCACACCGCGGGCAGATGGCTCCATGAATTACATGGCGGAAGCTTTTGCCTGGGCGGTATCACAAAAATCGGGCATTCGCGTTGCCCCTCGAGGAATAGGTGTTGTAGCCAAATCCGTCAGCAGAACAGACTGCGATGATGCAGACAGATTAAGGCAGGAAGACGCAAGAATAGATGTCCCTCGCGGGCTGAAAAATGTCATACTGCTGGATGACACCGTTTATACGGGACGCAGCATGATCCGGGTTGCGGAGGAAATCTTAGCCAAGGGAGGCTCTCTCCTGGGAGCGCCGCAATGCCTCAGAGGTTATTATGAGGATACCACTTTATTTCCTTCTGAGAAAAAGCTGGAACTGCTGGAGCAAAAGATTGGGGCAGAATATAACAATCACAACGAGTTTTGGAACGAATTTACGCAGCATACAAGTTTAACACAAGACAGAATCACCGATACAGAAGTGGATATTTTGCTGCAGCAATCTTCGCTTAAAGCATTTGTGGGTGCATTGGAGCAATCACTAAGCAGAGCGGCTTCTACACGATACATGTAA
- a CDS encoding glutathione S-transferase family protein, translating to MTPTITAFERSPDGGKGLARDTRVRWALEEVGQPYDVRLLSFKAMKEPAHLAINPFGQIPTYEEGDLALFESGAIVFHIAENNAGLLPKNANARARAIAWMFAAVNTIEPPILDLVTVKLHEGDKPWSKERLPLVQDRIRNRLNQLSAHLGDADWLDGEFSAGDLMMVSVLLRLRPSGLLEEYPNLAAYVARGEVRPAYQRAFAAQLAVFTNAVAVG from the coding sequence ATGACTCCTACCATTACCGCATTTGAACGGTCGCCCGATGGCGGCAAAGGGCTCGCGCGCGACACGCGCGTCCGCTGGGCGCTTGAGGAAGTGGGCCAGCCTTATGATGTGCGGCTTCTTTCCTTCAAAGCGATGAAGGAGCCTGCGCATCTGGCGATCAATCCTTTCGGGCAGATTCCAACCTATGAGGAGGGCGATCTTGCCCTGTTCGAGTCAGGAGCGATTGTGTTTCATATTGCAGAAAACAATGCGGGACTTCTGCCGAAAAATGCCAATGCCCGTGCACGCGCGATCGCGTGGATGTTTGCTGCGGTCAATACGATAGAGCCGCCGATCCTCGATCTCGTCACCGTCAAATTGCATGAGGGTGACAAGCCCTGGAGTAAAGAGCGCTTGCCTCTGGTTCAGGACCGCATACGCAACCGTTTGAATCAGCTTTCTGCTCACCTTGGCGATGCGGACTGGCTTGACGGTGAATTCAGCGCGGGCGATCTGATGATGGTGTCTGTGCTGCTCAGGCTCAGACCTTCAGGGCTTCTGGAGGAGTACCCGAATCTTGCTGCTTATGTTGCCCGGGGCGAAGTGCGGCCTGCATATCAACGTGCGTTTGCTGCGCAGCTGGCGGTTTTTACTAATGCAGTGGCGGTGGGATGA
- a CDS encoding SRPBCC family protein gives MSQKITVETIVNAPINTVWSAYTSPADIMQWNAASDDWHTTKAEVDLREGGAFSSRMEAKDGSMGFDFAGTYTKIVDKQRIEYAFGDRTAQVEFIPEAKGVKVRVTFDSENVYPIEQQRFGWQSILDNFRKHVEAASARAA, from the coding sequence ATGAGCCAGAAAATTACCGTTGAAACCATCGTCAATGCACCGATCAATACAGTATGGAGCGCCTATACATCACCGGCGGATATCATGCAGTGGAATGCGGCTTCGGATGATTGGCATACCACAAAAGCGGAAGTGGACTTACGCGAAGGTGGAGCGTTCAGTTCACGCATGGAAGCAAAAGACGGCAGCATGGGGTTCGATTTCGCCGGAACCTATACCAAGATCGTCGATAAGCAGCGAATCGAATATGCGTTTGGCGACCGCACTGCGCAGGTTGAGTTTATTCCTGAGGCCAAAGGAGTGAAGGTGCGTGTGACGTTCGATAGCGAAAATGTCTATCCGATTGAGCAGCAGCGATTTGGCTGGCAATCCATTCTGGATAATTTCCGCAAGCATGTGGAAGCAGCAAGCGCGAGGGCGGCGTAA
- a CDS encoding TetR/AcrR family transcriptional regulator: protein MSNTTSHNRPMAAARQKLLDAALKVIRTKGYEATTVDELCAEAGVAKGSFFHHFKGKEALAVAAAEYWSQITSEFFAAAPYHRHKDPLKRVLGYIDFRKEILVGNVPEFTCLIGTMVQEVYETCPAIRDACNASISSHAAKVEADIDEAMKSHGISADWTARSLALHTQAVLQGAFILAKAKGDAAVAGESIDHLRRYIVYLFRKPTFSGELS from the coding sequence ATGAGCAACACGACTTCCCATAACCGCCCTATGGCGGCGGCACGGCAAAAGCTGCTGGATGCGGCACTTAAAGTGATCCGCACGAAGGGCTATGAAGCCACAACAGTCGACGAATTATGCGCCGAAGCCGGGGTGGCGAAGGGTTCTTTTTTCCATCACTTCAAGGGAAAGGAAGCGCTGGCCGTGGCGGCTGCGGAATACTGGTCGCAAATCACGAGTGAGTTTTTTGCGGCGGCACCTTATCATCGCCATAAAGATCCGCTGAAGCGTGTGCTGGGTTATATCGATTTCCGCAAGGAAATACTGGTCGGTAACGTCCCTGAATTTACCTGCCTGATCGGCACGATGGTGCAGGAAGTTTATGAGACATGCCCCGCTATTCGCGATGCGTGCAATGCCAGCATCAGCAGCCATGCGGCAAAAGTGGAAGCCGATATTGATGAAGCGATGAAATCGCACGGCATTAGCGCGGACTGGACGGCGCGAAGTCTTGCACTGCACACACAGGCTGTTTTGCAGGGTGCATTTATTCTCGCTAAAGCAAAAGGCGATGCTGCCGTAGCCGGGGAGAGCATTGACCATCTGCGCCGCTATATCGTTTATCTTTTTCGCAAACCAACCTTCTCAGGAGAATTATCATGA
- a CDS encoding EAL domain-containing protein, which translates to MDAALNILIIEDNEGDAFLIREMLEQEAPHTFSIQHSPTLEEAEPQYKNKPFNLLLLDLNLPGITGMEAIEKLRRDLPGVPIIVMTGLDDDKRALGALQRGAQDYIVKGQYGNKILPRAIRYAIERKQFESKVIELAHFDRVTGLINRNLFMERLESRLAGQPDSPLAVLLLSLRRFKEVTATLGPEMGQALLKAVGVRLSERITQQDAVARMEGDEFAILVTGQSALPAELAKLSGQLLKVVERPFEINGLALHIGASIGIAIYPACGSDKNTLITHADSALHRARQNADSTFEFYTSALNEELSQRVLLERDLRTAIQQRQLLNYYQPIIDLKTAKPCGVETLVRWQHPERGMIPPLAFIPLAEKSGLITEVSDYVIRQACEDAVLWQGIQEQPIYIALNLASRDFQQEGFSRHLQEILRRAGIDPKHIALEVTEGTLMENPKQAIQTLTLCRELGASVFIDDFGTGYSSLSYLSQLPLDILKIDRSFVADILTNGHNLLIASATINLAHALNLKVVAEGIETQEQKELLKALGCDKGQGYYFARPMPKEELAAWLKAQQ; encoded by the coding sequence GTGGATGCTGCGCTTAATATTTTAATCATTGAGGATAATGAGGGCGACGCATTCCTAATTCGGGAAATGCTGGAGCAGGAAGCCCCTCATACATTTTCCATTCAACATTCCCCTACATTAGAGGAAGCGGAACCGCAGTATAAAAATAAACCGTTCAATCTTCTCCTGCTTGACCTGAACCTGCCGGGCATTACCGGCATGGAAGCGATTGAAAAGTTGCGCCGTGATTTACCCGGAGTCCCCATTATCGTCATGACGGGGCTGGACGACGATAAAAGAGCTCTGGGAGCGCTTCAGCGCGGTGCGCAGGATTATATTGTCAAAGGACAATACGGTAATAAGATACTGCCGCGCGCGATTCGTTATGCCATCGAGCGTAAACAATTTGAGAGCAAAGTTATTGAGCTGGCGCATTTCGATCGTGTGACGGGCCTTATCAACCGCAATCTTTTCATGGAGCGTCTGGAAAGCAGGCTTGCCGGTCAGCCGGATTCACCGCTGGCGGTGCTCCTGTTAAGCCTCAGGCGCTTTAAGGAAGTCACCGCTACGCTTGGGCCGGAGATGGGACAGGCATTGCTGAAAGCGGTGGGAGTCCGGCTGAGCGAGCGCATTACGCAGCAGGACGCGGTGGCGCGGATGGAGGGGGACGAGTTCGCGATACTGGTCACCGGACAGTCCGCACTTCCGGCGGAATTGGCCAAACTTTCTGGCCAGTTGCTGAAGGTAGTCGAGCGGCCTTTTGAAATCAACGGGCTTGCTTTGCATATTGGCGCCAGCATCGGCATTGCGATTTATCCCGCCTGCGGCAGCGATAAGAACACATTGATTACGCATGCGGACAGTGCCTTGCATCGCGCCCGGCAGAATGCCGACAGCACATTTGAATTTTATACGTCGGCGCTGAATGAAGAACTGAGCCAGCGCGTGCTGCTGGAAAGGGATTTACGCACTGCTATACAGCAGCGCCAGTTGCTGAATTATTATCAGCCGATCATCGATCTGAAAACCGCGAAACCTTGCGGTGTGGAGACGCTGGTGCGCTGGCAGCATCCTGAAAGAGGAATGATTCCACCTCTGGCCTTTATTCCGCTGGCGGAAAAATCCGGACTTATTACCGAAGTCAGCGACTATGTCATACGGCAGGCATGCGAAGATGCGGTCTTATGGCAAGGCATACAGGAACAGCCGATCTATATTGCGTTGAACCTCGCCTCGCGTGATTTCCAGCAGGAAGGTTTTTCCCGCCATTTGCAGGAAATACTGCGGCGCGCCGGGATCGACCCGAAGCATATTGCGCTGGAAGTCACCGAAGGCACGCTGATGGAAAATCCAAAGCAGGCCATACAGACTTTGACATTGTGCCGTGAGTTAGGGGCTTCGGTATTTATCGATGATTTCGGCACAGGTTATTCGTCGCTCAGTTATCTGAGCCAGCTGCCGCTGGATATTCTGAAAATAGACCGTTCCTTCGTCGCAGATATTCTGACCAATGGCCATAACCTGCTGATTGCCAGTGCTACTATCAATCTGGCGCATGCGCTCAATCTCAAAGTGGTCGCAGAAGGTATTGAGACCCAGGAGCAGAAAGAGCTGCTCAAAGCACTTGGATGCGATAAAGGACAGGGCTATTACTTTGCCAGACCGATGCCGAAGGAAGAGCTGGCGGCTTGGCTTAAAGCGCAGCAATAA
- the nfi gene encoding deoxyribonuclease V (cleaves DNA at apurinic or apyrimidinic sites), which yields MKPSITLPPWPQDAKQAISMQEELRRKISLNDDFGEIRVIAGVDVSYDINNNISRGFVVCLHADTLQPFCSVKAELPTTFPYIPGLLSFREIPVIIKALNMLDRTPDLLMVDGQGIAHPRRLGIAAHLGVLTGLPSIGVAKSRLVGSYKEPALDKGSQKPLTHKGEKIGTVLRSKDKLLPLFISPGNRVSHETAVRITLECLTKYRLPEPTRIADKLSKEKNQDSLFTV from the coding sequence ATGAAACCCTCCATCACATTGCCGCCCTGGCCGCAGGACGCAAAACAGGCTATCTCCATGCAGGAAGAGCTGCGCCGAAAGATCAGCCTGAACGACGATTTCGGCGAGATCAGAGTGATTGCCGGGGTCGATGTCAGCTATGATATTAACAACAATATCAGCCGTGGTTTTGTCGTCTGCCTGCATGCGGATACGCTGCAGCCTTTCTGTTCGGTGAAAGCGGAACTTCCCACCACCTTCCCCTATATTCCGGGGTTACTGTCATTCCGGGAAATCCCGGTCATTATCAAAGCGCTCAATATGCTGGATAGGACGCCCGACCTCCTGATGGTGGATGGACAAGGTATCGCCCATCCGCGCCGTCTAGGCATCGCGGCCCACCTTGGGGTGCTTACGGGGCTTCCCTCCATAGGAGTTGCAAAGTCGCGTCTGGTTGGAAGTTACAAAGAACCAGCCTTAGATAAAGGCAGTCAGAAACCACTGACGCATAAAGGGGAAAAAATCGGAACGGTGCTCCGCAGTAAGGACAAACTGCTCCCGCTATTTATTTCCCCCGGCAACCGTGTCTCTCATGAGACCGCTGTCAGAATCACCCTGGAATGCCTGACCAAATACCGCCTTCCCGAACCCACACGCATCGCGGATAAATTATCGAAGGAGAAGAATCAGGATTCTTTGTTTACGGTGTAA
- a CDS encoding FAD-dependent oxidoreductase, with translation MSAEDQSHVYIVGGGVAGLATAYKLTEQARASGEPVPEITIIDRNADVAQGSSQAYGGLLTANSYLTVDFPRADEARTRLSTPYIPDAQRNEGVASGWALHDATKDETRWVEQVVKSADRPPEVRRADETVYHRFGLSSIHDWERFCQENPEFASACSFRYSSGEGQSGILKIYADGTGTKFEKDRDFLQGVGGDAQFCRQLNQDEAHAYCPAAVDAYGQDALYCSQQGGNINGQAFCTKMLEHLKAQGVKINFVGGQEVENIEYGGNSGDITGLQLKSQDGRTSHVGSLDDRYVFATGPDQAIWQKLGYRSSPIMGVGGTTLTVPVAEEKLHIPLKFVDKHGGPVMIPINDNEGKPCVRVGGYTVFSGAKDVSTSEPFAIDFLTRQYEMFEKLYPDQAHAFLRDQLGGDIANLSHYSGSWAGIRPVTPDNHAIVDRIPGCSNGVVVAGLGAMGALAMGAADMAAQLLGGAERDDLTVKGMSPSDTADLLRMTSIDRLEVFRTPSHTFEVGRRGDVQPRGR, from the coding sequence ATGTCTGCTGAAGATCAATCGCATGTTTATATTGTCGGCGGGGGTGTTGCCGGACTTGCGACTGCTTATAAACTCACCGAGCAGGCGCGTGCCTCAGGCGAGCCTGTACCAGAGATTACGATTATCGACCGCAATGCGGATGTTGCCCAAGGCAGCAGTCAGGCGTATGGCGGGCTTCTGACAGCCAATTCTTATTTGACAGTGGATTTCCCACGTGCGGATGAAGCCAGAACCAGGTTGTCGACGCCTTATATTCCTGATGCGCAAAGGAACGAAGGAGTTGCTTCCGGATGGGCGCTGCATGATGCCACGAAAGATGAAACAAGGTGGGTAGAACAAGTTGTCAAAAGCGCCGACCGGCCACCGGAAGTGCGGCGTGCCGACGAGACCGTTTATCATCGTTTCGGATTATCTTCTATTCATGACTGGGAACGATTCTGCCAGGAAAACCCCGAGTTCGCATCCGCATGCAGCTTTCGCTATTCCAGTGGAGAAGGCCAAAGCGGTATTCTGAAAATTTACGCCGACGGTACCGGAACAAAATTTGAGAAAGACAGGGATTTTTTGCAGGGAGTGGGAGGTGATGCTCAATTCTGCCGACAATTAAATCAGGATGAGGCGCATGCCTATTGCCCTGCTGCGGTGGATGCTTACGGACAGGATGCGCTTTACTGTTCTCAGCAGGGTGGAAATATTAACGGTCAGGCTTTTTGCACCAAAATGCTCGAGCATCTGAAAGCGCAGGGTGTCAAAATCAATTTCGTAGGCGGACAGGAAGTCGAGAATATTGAATATGGTGGTAACTCCGGCGATATTACCGGACTTCAATTGAAGTCTCAGGACGGACGCACCAGCCATGTAGGCTCTCTGGACGACCGCTATGTATTCGCTACAGGGCCCGATCAGGCGATTTGGCAGAAATTGGGCTATCGTTCGTCTCCGATTATGGGAGTCGGCGGCACGACATTGACGGTCCCTGTTGCGGAAGAAAAGCTTCATATTCCCCTCAAGTTTGTGGACAAACACGGTGGACCCGTGATGATTCCGATCAATGATAACGAGGGGAAACCGTGTGTGCGCGTCGGAGGCTATACGGTTTTTTCCGGTGCAAAGGATGTCAGCACGAGTGAGCCGTTTGCGATCGATTTTCTTACGCGCCAGTATGAGATGTTCGAAAAGCTATATCCCGATCAGGCGCATGCATTCCTGCGCGATCAACTGGGGGGAGATATTGCAAACCTTTCCCACTATTCCGGAAGCTGGGCGGGGATACGGCCCGTTACGCCGGATAATCATGCGATTGTGGATAGGATTCCGGGATGCAGTAATGGTGTTGTGGTCGCAGGGCTTGGAGCGATGGGAGCGCTTGCCATGGGAGCGGCGGATATGGCGGCGCAATTGCTAGGCGGTGCGGAGCGCGATGATTTGACGGTGAAGGGAATGTCGCCATCCGATACTGCAGATTTGCTGCGTATGACGTCAATCGACAGGCTGGAAGTTTTCCGCACTCCGTCACATACGTTTGAAGTGGGGCGGAGGGGGGATGTGCAGCCGCGTGGGCGTTAG
- a CDS encoding DCC1-like thiol-disulfide oxidoreductase family protein, whose protein sequence is MQQEGIWFVYDGDCPICTTAAHALRIREAAGKLHLLNARTQASHPLMQEIHNQKLNLDEGMVIRIGENFYHGADALHIMALLGTNRGWFNRMNALLFRSKTTARLCYPSMRACRNLLLRLKGVHKIRNLENT, encoded by the coding sequence GTGCAGCAGGAGGGAATCTGGTTTGTCTACGATGGTGATTGCCCGATATGCACCACCGCCGCACATGCCTTGCGCATCCGTGAAGCCGCTGGCAAACTGCATCTGCTCAATGCCCGCACGCAAGCCTCTCATCCGCTGATGCAGGAAATCCATAACCAGAAACTTAATCTGGACGAAGGCATGGTCATTCGGATCGGTGAAAATTTCTACCATGGCGCAGACGCACTGCATATCATGGCATTGCTCGGAACGAATCGCGGCTGGTTCAATCGAATGAACGCCTTGCTCTTCCGCTCAAAGACAACTGCAAGACTCTGTTACCCTTCCATGCGCGCCTGCCGCAACCTGCTGTTGAGGCTCAAGGGAGTTCACAAAATTCGCAACCTGGAAAACACCTAA
- a CDS encoding DUF4166 domain-containing protein produces the protein MTKILILGGYGTFGGRLAQLLADEPRLTLVIAGRSHRKAEQFCNKLFSAAALTPLAIDRNGNLEEQLKLISPDIVVDASGPFQAYGNDPYRVVKACIALGIHYLDLADGSDFVKNIRQFDDAAKQRGLFILSGASSFPVLTSAVVRHLAQGMDKVKTITAGIAPSPYAGVGLNVIRAVMSYAGKPISLIRNGRKAIGYGLTETMRYTIAPPGKLPLRNLHFSLVDVPDLQLLPDDYPALESIWIGVAPVPAILHRMLNALAVLVKKGLMPSLLPYAGFMHRVINILRWGEHRGGMFVSVTGTDSSGVTLERSWHMLAEGDDGPMIPSMAVEGIIRKLLGGETPSPGARAATLELSDYNTLFRRRTIYTGVRNLSALPENAPLYQRMLQDAWQELPPAIRDMHTLYDTKSASGKATVERGPHPLARFVAACIGFPSAGEDVPVTVTFRLENRKEIWQRNFAGQRFHSIQSEGTGRMAGLLCEQFGPFTFGLALVLKEGRLTLIVRRWSLCGIPLPASLAPSGESFEYADNGRFRFHVEIKHPLTGLIVRYRGWLE, from the coding sequence ATGACGAAAATACTGATTCTCGGCGGTTACGGCACATTCGGCGGCAGACTGGCGCAGTTGCTGGCAGACGAACCACGCCTTACGCTTGTCATTGCAGGCCGCTCGCACCGAAAAGCAGAACAATTCTGCAACAAACTCTTCTCCGCTGCAGCACTTACGCCGCTGGCGATAGACCGCAACGGCAATCTTGAAGAACAGTTGAAACTAATAAGCCCTGATATCGTGGTGGATGCGAGCGGTCCGTTTCAGGCATATGGAAACGATCCGTACCGTGTGGTGAAAGCCTGTATCGCACTGGGCATTCATTACCTTGACCTGGCCGACGGATCGGACTTCGTCAAAAACATCCGACAGTTCGATGACGCCGCAAAACAGCGCGGCCTGTTTATCCTCTCCGGTGCAAGCAGCTTTCCTGTGCTGACTTCTGCCGTGGTCCGCCACCTGGCCCAAGGTATGGATAAGGTAAAAACCATTACCGCCGGCATTGCGCCTTCACCTTACGCCGGAGTGGGACTCAACGTCATCCGCGCCGTCATGAGTTACGCGGGCAAGCCCATAAGCCTGATCCGCAATGGCCGCAAGGCCATAGGCTATGGTTTAACCGAAACCATGCGTTACACGATTGCCCCTCCCGGCAAGCTGCCCCTGCGCAATCTGCATTTTTCACTTGTGGACGTGCCTGATCTCCAGCTTCTGCCGGATGATTACCCCGCGCTGGAATCCATCTGGATAGGCGTAGCGCCAGTGCCTGCAATCCTGCACCGCATGCTGAACGCACTGGCAGTGCTGGTAAAAAAAGGCCTTATGCCCTCGCTCCTGCCCTATGCCGGATTCATGCACCGCGTCATCAATATCCTGCGCTGGGGCGAGCATCGCGGCGGGATGTTTGTGTCCGTCACGGGAACTGACAGCAGTGGTGTAACTCTGGAGCGTTCATGGCATATGCTTGCCGAAGGCGATGACGGCCCCATGATTCCCTCCATGGCGGTGGAAGGCATTATTCGTAAACTTCTGGGCGGTGAAACACCTTCCCCTGGTGCGCGTGCAGCTACTCTGGAATTATCCGATTACAATACACTGTTCCGCAGGCGCACCATTTATACCGGTGTGCGCAACCTGTCCGCCCTGCCGGAGAATGCCCCTCTATATCAGCGCATGCTGCAGGATGCATGGCAGGAACTTCCCCCTGCTATTCGTGATATGCACACACTGTATGACACGAAATCCGCTTCCGGAAAAGCAACCGTAGAACGCGGGCCCCATCCGCTGGCACGCTTTGTCGCCGCCTGTATCGGCTTTCCTTCTGCAGGTGAGGATGTACCCGTTACCGTGACTTTCCGTCTTGAGAACCGCAAAGAAATCTGGCAACGGAATTTCGCAGGCCAACGTTTCCACAGTATTCAGTCGGAAGGCACGGGACGCATGGCCGGATTATTATGCGAACAATTCGGCCCCTTCACATTCGGGCTGGCATTGGTGCTGAAAGAAGGTCGCCTGACTCTGATCGTCAGACGCTGGAGCCTCTGCGGCATCCCCCTTCCCGCCAGCCTAGCGCCATCGGGAGAATCTTTCGAATACGCCGATAATGGCCGCTTCCGTTTCCACGTAGAAATAAAACATCCGTTGACCGGACTGATCGTCAGGTACCGCGGCTGGCTGGAATAA